The proteins below are encoded in one region of bacterium:
- a CDS encoding carboxypeptidase-like regulatory domain-containing protein yields MGFMKGIVKTGGQPAAGVTLEFRKSGVNQGHTNTGTDGSYTSPNLAAGVYTVFKMVPNPEAQCDCAGVKTFNVPSVGIITKNLSY; encoded by the coding sequence ATGGGATTCATGAAGGGCATCGTGAAGACTGGGGGCCAACCTGCCGCAGGCGTGACGCTGGAGTTCCGGAAGAGCGGCGTCAATCAGGGCCACACGAACACCGGGACCGATGGTAGCTACACCTCGCCGAACCTGGCAGCAGGTGTCTACACCGTCTTCAAGATGGTCCCGAACCCGGAGGCGCAGTGTGACTGCGCCGGGGTGAAGACGTTCAACGTGCCCAGCGTCGGGATCATCACCAAGAACCTGAGCTACTGA
- a CDS encoding carboxypeptidase-like regulatory domain-containing protein: MGFLTGTVSTGGQPAVGVTLDFRKSGYSQGTTISGAGGSYTSPNLAAGIYTVFKTNPTPEAQCDCDGDTTFNVPTAGLVTKNLEY; this comes from the coding sequence ATGGGATTTCTCACAGGCACAGTCAGCACGGGAGGGCAGCCAGCCGTCGGTGTGACACTGGACTTCCGGAAGAGCGGCTACAGCCAGGGCACGACGATCAGTGGAGCCGGCGGCAGCTACACCTCACCGAACCTAGCGGCGGGCATATACACCGTCTTCAAGACGAACCCCACCCCGGAGGCGCAGTGTGACTGCGACGGAGACACCACCTTCAACGTTCCCACGGCCGGGCTGGTGACCAAGAACCTGGAGTACTGA